From Carassius auratus strain Wakin chromosome 1, ASM336829v1, whole genome shotgun sequence, the proteins below share one genomic window:
- the LOC113105365 gene encoding ras-associated and pleckstrin homology domains-containing protein 1-like isoform X5 — protein MDVMTACWRGQEEQAAKAKAEKIRVALEKIKEAQVKKLVIRVHMSDESSKTMMVDERQMVRQVLDSLLDKSHCGYSPDWALVETIPELQMERIFEDHENLVENLLNWTRDSQNKLMFIERIEKYALFKNPQNYLLGRKESSEMADRNKEALLEECFCGSSVSVPEIEGVLWLKEDGKKSWKKRYFLLRASGIYFVPKGKAKASRDLVCFLQLDHVNVYYGQEYRSKFKAPTDYCLVLKHPQIQKKSQYIKYLCCDDVRTLHQWVNGIRIAKYGKQLYVNYQEAMKRTEAAYDWSSLSSTSIKSETSSVSTPESQSHSSQADSGMSDGTSSSHARSQSVVSSIFSEAWKRGTQIEESTRTRPESIRSTHSSHSSHSSHRVPQQQLSHPQQQSHPYSVPLSHGSVNQAPTQAQVPPQATPAPQPPTPPPPPPPPPISNIPHHATPTVFAKYSTITRLQNATQATIHHKPQTVVQQQVPPVPLASKPQSNNVPPGANIPPPPPPPPPAPMPPPGSAMAVLKLGPPAPATVLQSYPPPSPSSPPPPSPIMPMQTQPLPLSPPIMPMQTQPLPPPPPIMSLQSQPLPPPPSIMSLQSQPLPPPPSIMPVQSQPLPPPPPIMPVQSQPLPPPPSIMPVQSQPLPSPQPLVPIQSQPLPPPQPIVPIQSQPFPPPPPPLQANGLSPPPPPFTVQATFISNGHNQVLAHKFPSVPQDVIPPANQIHYPPPPPPPPSAPTLPPQQHAAPNPPPPPPPPPPPSATMQLPIHPAVMPKTFTGGFPPLTAPKPSYGILPASPVAPSPQTPVPPPPPPPPPPLPNAPLKNQPPPTLPKQHSISKTRQTSSVPSLVKQLASQFPVASPATTNQTESQSHKAPQSPPAVKAKPKWQAVGQGQQQQRSPEFPLPPPESTLVFPSPATPTPPPPPPLPMSGSPIRKSPSGSSAGVKKPPLPPPESTLAFPSPPTPPPPPPPPPPPPLPMSGSPIRKSPSGSSAGVKKPPPTPQRNISAKYNASVDNQESCRNLVSKFNPSSASSTTTSNSSTSKDLSTSPRAPPKPGKLNLANLPLVLQNKLNQNHQSTADFPSPPPPENYIFPPPPQESDLPPPPPLPGDPNGLSPKVAVVNPQPQSTWGKSSMKKTQPQASVHCNNTFRESPSLSPPSIQGGPVPPSSKGTTQPNFLEDLNKTLKRKSLRVSGDKVDPLTTMDDMALPPPPPELLHDQLRHSGSGYMSGNISGYATLRRGPPPAPPKRDHSTKLTN, from the exons ATGGATGTGATGACTGCATGTTGGAGAGGGCAG GAGGAGCAGGCGGCCAAAGCGAAGGCTGAGAAAATCCGTGTGGCACTAGAGAAAATTAAAGAAGCCCAGGTGAAAAAG CTGGTGATACGTGTACACATGTCAGATGAGAGTTCAAAGACCATGATGGTGGATGAGAGGCAGATGGTCAGGCAGGTGCTGGACAGTCTGCTGGATAAATCTCACTGCGGTTACAGTCCAGACTGGGCTCTGGTTGAAACCATCCCTGAGCTACAGATGG agagaaTTTTTGAAGACCATGAGAACCTGGTGGAGAACTTGCTCAACTGGACCAGAGACAGCCAAAACAAACTCATGTTCATTGAACGGATTGAAAAGTATGCACTTTTCAAAAATCCACAG AACTATTTACTTGGGAGGAAGGAGTCCTCTGAGATGGCAGACAGAAACAAGGAGGCATTGCTGGAG GAATGTTTTTGTGGAAGCTCAGTGTCTGTTCCTGAAATCGAGGGAGTGTTGTGGTTGAAGGAGGATGGCAAAAAGTCTTGGAAGAAGCGCTACTTTCTTCTGAGGGCATCTGGCATCTATTTTGTGCCAAAGGGCAAAGCCAAG GCTTCAAGGGATTTGGTGTGCTTCCTGCAGTTGGACcatgttaatgtttattatgGTCAGGAATACCGGAGCAAGTTCAAGGCCCCCACCGACTACTGCCTGGTCCTCAAG CACCCTCAGATCCAGAAGAAGTCACAGTATATCAAATACTTATGCTGTGATGATGTCAGAACTCTACACCAATGGGTCAATGGCATTCGTATTGCTAAG tatggGAAGCAATTGTATGTGAACTATCAGGAAGCCATGAAGCGCACTGAGGCTGCCTATGACTGGTCTTCTCTCTCCAGCACCAGCATCAAGTCAGAAACAAGCTCAGTCAGTACACCTG AGTCACAGTCACACTCCAGCCAGGCAGACAGTGGTATGTCAGATGGTACTTCATCCTCCCATGCCCGCTCCCAGAGTGTAGTCAGTTCAATCTTCTCTGAGGCATGGAAGAGAGGGACTCAAATAGAGGAGAGCACAAGG ACAAGGCCAGAATCAATCCGTTCTACCCATTCAAGCCATAGCAGCCATTCTTCTCATCGTGTGCCTCAACAGCAGCTTTCACACCCACAGCAACAGTCACATCCATATTCAGTTCCACTGTCACATGGAAGTGTCAATCAGGCACCGACACAGGCACAAGTACCACCCCAGGCAACTCCAGCCCCACAACCACCTACTCCACCACCCCCTCCACCCCCTCCTCCAATTTCCAATATCCCCCACCATGCCACACCTACAGTGTTCGCCAAATACAGCACAATCACTCGGCTTCAGAATGCCACTCAGGCCACAATTCACCACAAGCCTCAGACTGTAGTACAGCAGCAAGTGCCACCTGTCCCACTGGCCTCCAAACCACAATCAAACAATGTTCCACCAGGGGCTAATATCCCaccccctcctcctccacctccacctgccCCAATGCCTCCACCTGGATCAGCTATGGCTGTTTTGAAACTTGGTCCTCCAGCCCCAGCAACAGTTCTTCAGTCCTACCCTCCTCCTTCCCCCTCATCTCCACCACCTCCTTCTCCCATAATGCCCATGCAGACACAGCCTCTACCACTTTCACCTCCCATTATGCCAATGCAAACACAGCCTTTACCACCTCCTCCTCCCATAATGTCCTTGCAGTCACAGCCTTTACCACCTCCTCCTTCCATAATGTCCTTGCAGTCACAGCCTTTACCACCTCCTCCTTCCATAATGCCTGTGCAGTCACAGCCTTTACCACCTCCTCCTCCCATAATGCCTGTGCAGTCACAGCCTTTACCACCTCCTCCGTCCATAATGCCTGTGCAGTCACAGCCTTTACCATCTCCTCAACCCTTAGTGCCAATCCAGTCACAACCCCTGCCACCTCCTCAACCCATAGTGCCAATCCAGTCACAGCCATTCCCACCTCCTCCACCCCCTCTGCAGGCTAATGGCCTTTCCCCTCCTCCGCCTCCCTTTACAGTACAGGCAACTTTCATATCCAATGGACACAATCAGGTCCTTGCCCACAAATTTCCCAGTGTACCCCAGGATGTAATACCACCAGCCAATCAGATCCATTatcctccacctccaccaccgCCACCATCAGCACCTACACTCCCTCCTCAACAGCATGCAGCTCCAAATCCACCACCACCgcctcctcctccaccacctccatcAGCTACTATGCAGCTGCCGATTCATCCTGCAGTTATGCCCAAAACTTTCACTGGTGGATTTCCACCCCTGACAGCACCAAAACCTTCGTATGGCATTCTTCCAGCATCCCCAGTGGCTCCATCACCTCAAACTCCAGTACCACCACCTCCcccaccaccacctcctcctctACCTAATGCACCACTGAAGAACCAACCCCCACCTACACTACCCAAGCAACACAGCATCTCCAAGACACGCCAAACCTCTTCAGTGCCATCTCTGGTTAAGCAGCTTGCTAGCCAGTTTCCTGTTGCATCTCCTGCAACGACCAATCAAACTGAGTCTCAAAGTCACAAAGCTCCCCAGTCCCCACCTGCAGTGAAGGCTAAACCAAAATGGCAGGCTGTAGGTCAAGGCCAGCAGCAACAGAGGTCACCTGAATTTCCACTGCCGCCTCCAGAGAGTACCCTTGTCTTTCCTTCACCTGCAACTCCgacaccaccacctcctcctcctcttcctatGTCAGGCTCCCCTATCAGGAAATCCCCCTCTGGCTCATCTGCAGGGGTCAAGAAACCTCCACTGCCTCCTCCAGAGAGTACCCTTGCTTTTCCTTCACCCCCAACTCCgccaccaccacctcctcctcctcctcctcctcctcttcctatGTCAGGCTCCCCTATCAGGAAATCCCCCTCTGGCTCATCTGCAGGGGTCAAGAAACCTCCACCGACTCCTCAACGCAACATCAGTGCAAAGTACAATGCCTCTGTGGACAACCAGGAGTCCTGCAGGAACTTGGTGAGCAAGTTTAACCCCAGTTCTGCTTCATCTACAACAACCTCTAATAGCTCAACCTCCAAGGATCTTTCCACAAGTCCCCGTGCACCCCCTAAACCAGGGAAGCTCAATCTGGCAAATCTTCCTTTGGTTTTGCAGAATAAATTAAATCAGAACCACCAATCGACTGCAGACTTCCCATCCCCTCCACCCCCAGAAAATTACATCTTCCCCCCTCCCCCACAGGAGTCTGACCTTCCTCCACCACCACCCCTTCCAGGTGATCCAAATGGTTTGTCTCCAAAGGTGGCTGTGGTCAATCCTCAGCCCCAGTCTACTTGGGGCAAGAGTTCCATGAAGAAGACACAACCTCAAGCATCAGTTCACTGTAACAATACTTTTAGGGAGTCTCCATCCCTCTCACCACCTTCCATACAAGGGGGCCCTGTTCCTCCTTCTTCCAAAGGCACCACACAGCCAAACTTCTTGGAGGACCTTAATAAGACACTGAAACGGAAGTCCTTACGAGTCTCTGGAGACAAAGTGGACCCTCTGACCACAATGGATGACATGGCTTTGCCACCACCTCCACCTGAACTTCTGCATGATCAATTGAGACACAGTGGTAGTGGCTATATGTCCGGGAATATCTCAGGCTATGCAACGCTACGGCGAGGGCCGCCTCCTGCCCCTCCCAAGCGGGACCACAGCACCAAACTAACAAACTAG
- the LOC113105365 gene encoding ras-associated and pleckstrin homology domains-containing protein 1-like isoform X4 translates to MEQVSDEELDHAAEEDSDKEDQDLDQMFGTWLGELDKLTQSLDDGRPEKMQKAPLRQETNLANFSYRFSMYNINEAINQGETVDLDALMADLCSIEQELSTIGKPMSKTSDGKSRQRPTGRSASTKHTGGGSSGGSTSSSTRASPASTVRAGSSQSRPLASNISLDDITAQLERASLSMDEAARQTSQSSSSSSSSYSSATLSHPTSHTHHRRTGSVGTVSDQEVHSIGHSSRSSINSASASSMDSLDIRGQENEVQSQNQNQSQTSTEEEQAAKAKAEKIRVALEKIKEAQVKKLVIRVHMSDESSKTMMVDERQMVRQVLDSLLDKSHCGYSPDWALVETIPELQMERIFEDHENLVENLLNWTRDSQNKLMFIERIEKYALFKNPQNYLLGRKESSEMADRNKEALLEECFCGSSVSVPEIEGVLWLKEDGKKSWKKRYFLLRASGIYFVPKGKAKASRDLVCFLQLDHVNVYYGQEYRSKFKAPTDYCLVLKHPQIQKKSQYIKYLCCDDVRTLHQWVNGIRIAKYGKQLYVNYQEAMKRTEAAYDWSSLSSTSIKSETSSVSTPESQSHSSQADSGMSDGTSSSHARSQSVVSSIFSEAWKRGTQIEESTRTRPESIRSTHSSHSSHSSHRVPQQQLSHPQQQSHPYSVPLSHGSVNQAPTQAQVPPQATPAPQPPTPPPPPPPPPISNIPHHATPTVFAKYSTITRLQNATQATIHHKPQTVVQQQVPPVPLASKPQSNNVPPGANIPPPPPPPPPAPMPPPGSAMAVLKLGPPAPATVLQSYPPPSPSSPPPPSPIMPMQTQPLPLSPPIMPMQTQPLPPPPPIMSLQSQPLPPPPSIMSLQSQPLPPPPSIMPVQSQPLPPPPPIMPVQSQPLPPPPSIMPVQSQPLPSPQPLVPIQSQPLPPPQPIVPIQSQPFPPPPPPLQANGLSPPPPPFTVQATFISNGHNQVLAHKFPSVPQDVIPPANQIHYPPPPPPPPSAPTLPPQQHAAPNPPPPPPPPPPPSATMQLPIHPAVMPKTFTGGFPPLTAPKPSYGILPASPVAPSPQTPVPPPPPPPPPPLPNAPLKNQPPPTLPKQHSISKTRQTSSVPSLVKQLASQFPVASPATTNQTESQSHKAPQSPPAVKAKPKWQAVGQGQQQQRSPEFPLPPPESTLVFPSPATPTPPPPPPLPMSGSPIRKSPSGSSAGVKKPPLPPPESTLAFPSPPTPPPPPPPPPPPPLPMSGSPIRKSPSGSSAGVKKPPPTPQRNISAKYNASVDNQESCRNLVSKFNPSSASSTTTSNSSTSKDLSTSPRAPPKPGKLNLANLPLVLQNKLNQNHQSTADFPSPPPPENYIFPPPPQESDLPPPPPLPGDPNGLSPKVAVVNPQPQSTWGKSSMKKTQPQASVHCNNTFRESPSLSPPSIQGGPVPPSSKGTTQPNFLEDLNKTLKRKSLRVSGDKVDPLTTMDDMALPPPPPELLHDQLRHSGSGYMSGNISGYATLRRGPPPAPPKRDHSTKLTN, encoded by the exons AGTTTGGATGATGGGCGTCCAGAGAAAATGCAGAAAGCTCCACTCAGACAGGAAACAAATCTTGCCAACTTCTCCTACCGTTTCTCTATGTACAACATCAACG AAGCCATTAACCAAGGTGAGACAGTGGACCTGGACGCCCTCATGGCTGACCTGTGTTCAATAGAACAAGAGCTCAGCACTATCGGCAAACCCATGAGCAAGACCTCAGATGGCAAATCTAGACAAAGACCCACAGGCCGCTCGGCCAGCACCAAACACACCGGAGGGGGCAGCAGCGGAGGAAGCACCAGCAGCAGCACCAGAGCTTCTCCTGCTTCCACCGTACGCGCTGGCAGCAGCCAATCACGACCCCTGGCCTCCAACATCTCCCTGGATGACATCACCGCTCAGCTAGAAAGGGCCTCCCTGAGCATGGACGAGGCAGCAAGGCAGACTTCTCAATCATCCtcgtcatcctcctcctcatatTCATCTGCAACTCTGTCTCACCCGACTTCTCACACACATCATCGCCGCACAGGATCGGTTGGTACGGTCAGTGACCAGGAAGTGCACTCGATCGGTCATTCATCCAGGTCGAGCATCAATTCTGCCTCGGCATCCAGCATGGACTCACTGGACATCCGAGGGCAGGAGAATGAGGTGCAGTCACAGAATCAGAACCAAAGCCAGACTAGCACAgag GAGGAGCAGGCGGCCAAAGCGAAGGCTGAGAAAATCCGTGTGGCACTAGAGAAAATTAAAGAAGCCCAGGTGAAAAAG CTGGTGATACGTGTACACATGTCAGATGAGAGTTCAAAGACCATGATGGTGGATGAGAGGCAGATGGTCAGGCAGGTGCTGGACAGTCTGCTGGATAAATCTCACTGCGGTTACAGTCCAGACTGGGCTCTGGTTGAAACCATCCCTGAGCTACAGATGG agagaaTTTTTGAAGACCATGAGAACCTGGTGGAGAACTTGCTCAACTGGACCAGAGACAGCCAAAACAAACTCATGTTCATTGAACGGATTGAAAAGTATGCACTTTTCAAAAATCCACAG AACTATTTACTTGGGAGGAAGGAGTCCTCTGAGATGGCAGACAGAAACAAGGAGGCATTGCTGGAG GAATGTTTTTGTGGAAGCTCAGTGTCTGTTCCTGAAATCGAGGGAGTGTTGTGGTTGAAGGAGGATGGCAAAAAGTCTTGGAAGAAGCGCTACTTTCTTCTGAGGGCATCTGGCATCTATTTTGTGCCAAAGGGCAAAGCCAAG GCTTCAAGGGATTTGGTGTGCTTCCTGCAGTTGGACcatgttaatgtttattatgGTCAGGAATACCGGAGCAAGTTCAAGGCCCCCACCGACTACTGCCTGGTCCTCAAG CACCCTCAGATCCAGAAGAAGTCACAGTATATCAAATACTTATGCTGTGATGATGTCAGAACTCTACACCAATGGGTCAATGGCATTCGTATTGCTAAG tatggGAAGCAATTGTATGTGAACTATCAGGAAGCCATGAAGCGCACTGAGGCTGCCTATGACTGGTCTTCTCTCTCCAGCACCAGCATCAAGTCAGAAACAAGCTCAGTCAGTACACCTG AGTCACAGTCACACTCCAGCCAGGCAGACAGTGGTATGTCAGATGGTACTTCATCCTCCCATGCCCGCTCCCAGAGTGTAGTCAGTTCAATCTTCTCTGAGGCATGGAAGAGAGGGACTCAAATAGAGGAGAGCACAAGG ACAAGGCCAGAATCAATCCGTTCTACCCATTCAAGCCATAGCAGCCATTCTTCTCATCGTGTGCCTCAACAGCAGCTTTCACACCCACAGCAACAGTCACATCCATATTCAGTTCCACTGTCACATGGAAGTGTCAATCAGGCACCGACACAGGCACAAGTACCACCCCAGGCAACTCCAGCCCCACAACCACCTACTCCACCACCCCCTCCACCCCCTCCTCCAATTTCCAATATCCCCCACCATGCCACACCTACAGTGTTCGCCAAATACAGCACAATCACTCGGCTTCAGAATGCCACTCAGGCCACAATTCACCACAAGCCTCAGACTGTAGTACAGCAGCAAGTGCCACCTGTCCCACTGGCCTCCAAACCACAATCAAACAATGTTCCACCAGGGGCTAATATCCCaccccctcctcctccacctccacctgccCCAATGCCTCCACCTGGATCAGCTATGGCTGTTTTGAAACTTGGTCCTCCAGCCCCAGCAACAGTTCTTCAGTCCTACCCTCCTCCTTCCCCCTCATCTCCACCACCTCCTTCTCCCATAATGCCCATGCAGACACAGCCTCTACCACTTTCACCTCCCATTATGCCAATGCAAACACAGCCTTTACCACCTCCTCCTCCCATAATGTCCTTGCAGTCACAGCCTTTACCACCTCCTCCTTCCATAATGTCCTTGCAGTCACAGCCTTTACCACCTCCTCCTTCCATAATGCCTGTGCAGTCACAGCCTTTACCACCTCCTCCTCCCATAATGCCTGTGCAGTCACAGCCTTTACCACCTCCTCCGTCCATAATGCCTGTGCAGTCACAGCCTTTACCATCTCCTCAACCCTTAGTGCCAATCCAGTCACAACCCCTGCCACCTCCTCAACCCATAGTGCCAATCCAGTCACAGCCATTCCCACCTCCTCCACCCCCTCTGCAGGCTAATGGCCTTTCCCCTCCTCCGCCTCCCTTTACAGTACAGGCAACTTTCATATCCAATGGACACAATCAGGTCCTTGCCCACAAATTTCCCAGTGTACCCCAGGATGTAATACCACCAGCCAATCAGATCCATTatcctccacctccaccaccgCCACCATCAGCACCTACACTCCCTCCTCAACAGCATGCAGCTCCAAATCCACCACCACCgcctcctcctccaccacctccatcAGCTACTATGCAGCTGCCGATTCATCCTGCAGTTATGCCCAAAACTTTCACTGGTGGATTTCCACCCCTGACAGCACCAAAACCTTCGTATGGCATTCTTCCAGCATCCCCAGTGGCTCCATCACCTCAAACTCCAGTACCACCACCTCCcccaccaccacctcctcctctACCTAATGCACCACTGAAGAACCAACCCCCACCTACACTACCCAAGCAACACAGCATCTCCAAGACACGCCAAACCTCTTCAGTGCCATCTCTGGTTAAGCAGCTTGCTAGCCAGTTTCCTGTTGCATCTCCTGCAACGACCAATCAAACTGAGTCTCAAAGTCACAAAGCTCCCCAGTCCCCACCTGCAGTGAAGGCTAAACCAAAATGGCAGGCTGTAGGTCAAGGCCAGCAGCAACAGAGGTCACCTGAATTTCCACTGCCGCCTCCAGAGAGTACCCTTGTCTTTCCTTCACCTGCAACTCCgacaccaccacctcctcctcctcttcctatGTCAGGCTCCCCTATCAGGAAATCCCCCTCTGGCTCATCTGCAGGGGTCAAGAAACCTCCACTGCCTCCTCCAGAGAGTACCCTTGCTTTTCCTTCACCCCCAACTCCgccaccaccacctcctcctcctcctcctcctcctcttcctatGTCAGGCTCCCCTATCAGGAAATCCCCCTCTGGCTCATCTGCAGGGGTCAAGAAACCTCCACCGACTCCTCAACGCAACATCAGTGCAAAGTACAATGCCTCTGTGGACAACCAGGAGTCCTGCAGGAACTTGGTGAGCAAGTTTAACCCCAGTTCTGCTTCATCTACAACAACCTCTAATAGCTCAACCTCCAAGGATCTTTCCACAAGTCCCCGTGCACCCCCTAAACCAGGGAAGCTCAATCTGGCAAATCTTCCTTTGGTTTTGCAGAATAAATTAAATCAGAACCACCAATCGACTGCAGACTTCCCATCCCCTCCACCCCCAGAAAATTACATCTTCCCCCCTCCCCCACAGGAGTCTGACCTTCCTCCACCACCACCCCTTCCAGGTGATCCAAATGGTTTGTCTCCAAAGGTGGCTGTGGTCAATCCTCAGCCCCAGTCTACTTGGGGCAAGAGTTCCATGAAGAAGACACAACCTCAAGCATCAGTTCACTGTAACAATACTTTTAGGGAGTCTCCATCCCTCTCACCACCTTCCATACAAGGGGGCCCTGTTCCTCCTTCTTCCAAAGGCACCACACAGCCAAACTTCTTGGAGGACCTTAATAAGACACTGAAACGGAAGTCCTTACGAGTCTCTGGAGACAAAGTGGACCCTCTGACCACAATGGATGACATGGCTTTGCCACCACCTCCACCTGAACTTCTGCATGATCAATTGAGACACAGTGGTAGTGGCTATATGTCCGGGAATATCTCAGGCTATGCAACGCTACGGCGAGGGCCGCCTCCTGCCCCTCCCAAGCGGGACCACAGCACCAAACTAACAAACTAG